A portion of the Nitratidesulfovibrio termitidis HI1 genome contains these proteins:
- a CDS encoding leucyl aminopeptidase, translating to MDIRFQVGGPAQWRADAVIVFLFEGEALADAAPELLDAAPWLGIAPAVRDFRGRKDEVAVFHGHPDLAVPRVIAAGLGKREAFAAAAPAGLRAAAGAALRRCRELKIETVAMDAPSLVRLDASSLVRLDAVALARVTRTGDGARAWSPFEEAVCGALLGLYRYDRFKTNGNGNGGAEAGEDARFEPRWLALLCAEASVPDDLHAAARRGEAAAAGVALARDLVNGPPNFVTPGHLAEQAVAIAKKYGMQARSLGRAELVEMGMGAFASVFRGAEEEPRLVVIEHAPKGTEDQKPLVLVGKGITFDTGGISLKPAAKMHEMKGDMAGAAAILGMFEALGRSDVPRRVVGIMPCTENMPDGRATRPGDIVTTLSGKTVEVINTDAEGRLVLCDALTWAQREYAPEVVVDLATLTGACVVALGMDVAAVFATDDELSGRIRAVGDVVGDRFWPLPLWDMYFENLKSDVADIANVGPREGGAVNAALFLKQFVDKGVRWAHLDIAGPAYTAKKSSTCPGGGTGFAVRTLLELARGGV from the coding sequence GTGGACATTCGCTTTCAGGTGGGCGGTCCTGCCCAGTGGCGTGCGGATGCGGTGATCGTGTTCCTGTTCGAGGGCGAGGCCCTTGCGGATGCGGCGCCGGAACTGCTGGATGCTGCGCCGTGGCTGGGCATTGCCCCGGCGGTGCGCGATTTTCGGGGCAGGAAGGATGAGGTCGCCGTGTTCCACGGGCACCCGGACCTGGCCGTGCCGCGCGTGATCGCGGCGGGCCTTGGCAAGCGCGAGGCGTTCGCGGCCGCGGCACCGGCCGGGCTGCGCGCGGCGGCGGGCGCTGCCCTGCGCCGCTGCCGCGAACTGAAGATAGAGACGGTGGCGATGGACGCGCCGTCCCTCGTTCGCTTGGACGCTTCGTCCCTTGTTCGCTTGGACGCGGTGGCCTTGGCGCGCGTCACGCGGACCGGCGACGGTGCACGGGCGTGGTCCCCCTTCGAGGAGGCCGTGTGCGGCGCGCTGCTGGGCCTGTACCGCTATGACCGGTTCAAGACCAATGGCAACGGGAACGGCGGGGCCGAAGCTGGCGAAGACGCCCGCTTCGAGCCGCGCTGGCTGGCCCTGCTGTGCGCCGAAGCCTCTGTGCCGGACGACCTGCACGCCGCCGCCCGCCGGGGCGAGGCCGCAGCCGCCGGGGTGGCCCTGGCGCGTGACCTGGTCAACGGCCCGCCCAACTTCGTCACCCCCGGCCATCTGGCCGAGCAGGCCGTGGCCATCGCCAAAAAGTACGGCATGCAGGCCCGTTCGCTGGGCCGCGCCGAACTGGTGGAGATGGGCATGGGGGCCTTTGCCTCGGTGTTTCGCGGGGCGGAGGAAGAGCCCCGGCTGGTGGTCATCGAGCATGCCCCCAAGGGCACGGAAGACCAGAAGCCGCTGGTGTTGGTGGGCAAGGGCATCACCTTCGACACGGGCGGCATCAGCCTGAAGCCCGCCGCCAAGATGCACGAGATGAAGGGCGACATGGCGGGCGCGGCGGCCATCCTGGGGATGTTCGAGGCCCTGGGCCGCTCCGACGTGCCCCGCCGGGTAGTGGGCATCATGCCCTGCACCGAGAACATGCCCGATGGCCGGGCCACCCGCCCCGGCGACATCGTGACCACCCTGTCCGGCAAGACGGTGGAGGTCATCAATACCGACGCCGAAGGGCGGCTGGTGCTGTGCGACGCCCTGACCTGGGCCCAGCGCGAATACGCCCCCGAAGTGGTGGTGGACCTGGCCACCCTGACCGGGGCCTGCGTGGTGGCGCTGGGCATGGACGTGGCGGCGGTGTTCGCCACGGATGATGAGTTGTCCGGCCGCATCCGCGCCGTGGGCGACGTGGTGGGCGACCGCTTCTGGCCCCTGCCGCTGTGGGACATGTACTTCGAGAACCTGAAAAGCGACGTGGCCGACATCGCCAACGTGGGCCCGCGCGAGGGCGGGGCGGTCAACGCGGCGCTGTTCCTGAAGCAGTTCGTGGACAAGGGCGTGCGCTGGGCGCATCTGGACATTGCCGGTCCCGCCTATACCGCCAAGAAAAGCTCCACCTGCCCCGGCGGCGGCACCGGCTTTGCGGTGCGCACGTTGCTGGAACTTGCGCGCGGCGGCGTGTAG
- the speA gene encoding biosynthetic arginine decarboxylase gives MARNRTLQQWSVEDSAELYGIRNWGAGYFDVAQSGDVVVYPFGDNRGPAVSIPEIIRGMRERGHDMPVLLRIENILDSQITSLHQSFRKAIGSLGYKGEYRGIFPIKVNQQQQVVEKIAQFGSRYHHGLEVGSKAELIAAVSQLRDHEACLVCNGYKDEEFIDLGLHAVRMGYKCFFVLEMASELPLILERAKCLGVRPLIGVRAKLSVKAGGHWTDSGGERSTFGLTTAQIVDVVDLLKDHDMLDCFQLLHYHLGSQVPNIRDIRAAVMEACRIYGGLVAEGAAMGYLDLGGGLAVDYDGSHTNYVSSRNYSLDEYCADIIEAVMNILDEEGIAHPHIVTESGRATVAYYSMLLFNILDVSRVEIGNLPDILPDDCPEPVRNMREALAGLTLRNLQECYNDAVYYRDEVRQQFLTGRITLRERTLGERYFWAIMKRIAQEKQKLKHVPKDLAEIDVALADIYYGNFSVFQSLPDSWAIDQLFPVVPLHRLNELPSRQGILSDITCDSDGRIDHFIDPQGVKGTLDLHPLKDGEEYYLGVFLVGAYQETLGDLHNLLGDTNVVSVRVHEDGSYEFVRELRGDSVADILSYVEYDPRRIIEDIREAAEQAVREGRITPSDRYRVMQAYEDGLRGYTYFER, from the coding sequence TTGGCAAGAAACCGTACGCTGCAACAGTGGAGTGTCGAAGACTCCGCTGAGCTCTATGGCATCCGCAATTGGGGTGCCGGGTACTTCGATGTCGCCCAGAGTGGCGATGTCGTGGTCTATCCTTTCGGAGACAACCGCGGTCCTGCCGTAAGCATCCCGGAAATCATCCGGGGCATGCGGGAGCGGGGCCATGACATGCCTGTGCTCCTGCGCATCGAGAACATTCTCGATTCCCAGATCACCAGTCTTCACCAATCCTTCCGCAAGGCCATCGGGTCGCTCGGCTACAAGGGCGAATACCGGGGCATCTTCCCCATCAAGGTCAATCAGCAGCAGCAGGTGGTCGAAAAGATCGCCCAGTTCGGTTCGCGCTACCACCACGGGCTCGAGGTGGGCAGCAAGGCCGAACTCATCGCCGCCGTCTCGCAACTGCGCGACCACGAGGCCTGCCTGGTCTGCAACGGCTACAAGGACGAGGAGTTCATCGACCTTGGCCTGCACGCCGTGCGCATGGGCTACAAGTGCTTCTTCGTGCTGGAAATGGCCAGCGAGCTGCCGCTCATCCTCGAACGCGCCAAGTGCCTTGGCGTGCGCCCGCTCATCGGCGTGCGCGCCAAGCTGTCCGTGAAGGCGGGCGGCCACTGGACCGATTCCGGCGGCGAGCGCTCCACCTTCGGCCTGACCACGGCGCAGATCGTGGACGTTGTGGACCTGCTGAAGGACCACGACATGCTCGACTGCTTCCAGCTGCTGCACTACCACCTGGGTTCGCAGGTGCCGAACATTCGCGACATCCGCGCCGCCGTCATGGAAGCCTGCCGCATCTACGGCGGGCTGGTGGCCGAAGGCGCGGCCATGGGCTACCTGGACCTTGGCGGGGGCCTTGCCGTGGACTACGACGGCTCGCACACCAACTACGTGAGCAGCCGCAACTACAGCCTGGACGAATACTGCGCGGACATCATCGAGGCGGTGATGAACATCCTCGACGAGGAAGGCATCGCCCATCCGCACATCGTCACCGAATCGGGCCGCGCCACCGTGGCCTACTACTCCATGCTGCTGTTCAACATCCTGGATGTGAGCCGCGTGGAGATCGGCAACCTGCCCGACATCCTGCCCGACGACTGCCCCGAGCCCGTGCGCAACATGCGCGAGGCGCTGGCCGGTCTTACCCTGCGCAACCTGCAGGAATGCTACAACGACGCCGTGTACTACCGCGACGAAGTACGCCAGCAGTTCCTGACCGGGCGCATCACCCTGCGCGAACGCACCCTTGGCGAACGCTACTTCTGGGCCATCATGAAGCGCATCGCCCAGGAAAAGCAGAAGCTGAAGCACGTGCCCAAAGACCTTGCCGAGATAGACGTGGCCCTGGCCGACATCTACTACGGCAACTTCAGCGTGTTCCAGTCGCTGCCCGATTCGTGGGCCATCGACCAGCTGTTCCCGGTGGTGCCCCTGCACCGCCTGAACGAGCTGCCTTCGCGCCAGGGCATCCTGTCCGACATCACCTGCGACAGTGACGGACGCATCGACCACTTCATCGACCCGCAAGGCGTGAAGGGCACCCTGGACCTGCACCCCCTGAAGGACGGCGAGGAATACTACCTCGGCGTGTTCCTGGTGGGGGCGTACCAGGAAACCCTGGGCGACCTGCACAACCTGCTGGGCGACACCAACGTGGTTTCGGTGCGCGTGCACGAGGACGGCAGCTACGAATTCGTGCGCGAACTGCGCGGCGATTCCGTGGCGGACATCCTGTCGTACGTGGAATACGACCCCCGCCGCATCATCGAGGACATCCGCGAGGCCGCGGAACAGGCCGTGCGCGAGGGGCGCATCACCCCTTCGGACCGGTACCGGGTGATGCAGGCGTATGAGGATGGGCTACGCGGGTATACCTACTTCGAACGCTAA
- a CDS encoding GGDEF domain-containing protein: MLDKNRLHRCMNALLANGLQDGADPETARVTGVANLFYGVTALFSAIMALLDFMQGQNTFTLFLLVMLALALFGLFWVGRTGRHALPSTALVLALFALSLYMVSHGGVEGSGFVWLFIFPPVVMLTFGLSIGILLMGALLLGVGAILFLPGDPFLYADYSHAFRIRYMVALLCCGIFAGLAEYTRRHTQRLLILLTQQLAESARTDELTGLANRRALCERLEYEQVRARRTGRPLSIAICDIDHFKSVNDCYGHQCGDQVLQSVAGLLHDNLRHQDTICRWGGEEFLLLLPETDEAGAARLAEKLRGHVEATEYSYHGIPVSVTLSFGVHTCGPEGDIDYHIRKADQKLYLAKEQGRNRVFSGEVPDIFLPEGLLLDEEEA, from the coding sequence TTGCTCGACAAGAACAGGCTGCACCGCTGCATGAACGCCCTGCTGGCCAATGGCCTGCAGGACGGTGCCGACCCGGAGACCGCGCGCGTCACCGGGGTGGCAAACCTGTTCTATGGTGTCACCGCGCTGTTCTCCGCCATAATGGCCCTGCTGGATTTCATGCAGGGGCAGAACACCTTCACGCTGTTCCTGCTGGTAATGCTGGCCCTTGCCCTGTTCGGCCTGTTCTGGGTGGGGCGCACCGGCCGCCACGCCCTGCCCAGCACCGCGCTGGTGCTGGCGCTGTTTGCCCTGTCCCTGTACATGGTGTCCCACGGCGGGGTGGAAGGCAGCGGCTTTGTCTGGCTGTTCATATTTCCGCCCGTGGTCATGCTGACCTTCGGCCTGTCCATCGGCATCCTGCTGATGGGCGCCCTGCTGCTGGGGGTGGGGGCCATCCTGTTCCTGCCCGGCGATCCCTTCCTGTACGCCGACTATTCGCACGCCTTCCGCATCCGCTACATGGTGGCCCTGCTGTGCTGCGGCATCTTTGCGGGGCTGGCTGAATACACCCGCCGCCACACCCAGCGCCTGCTCATCCTGCTTACCCAGCAACTGGCCGAAAGCGCCCGCACCGACGAACTGACCGGGCTCGCCAACCGGCGCGCCCTGTGCGAACGCCTGGAATACGAGCAGGTGCGCGCCCGCCGCACCGGCAGGCCGCTGTCCATCGCCATCTGCGACATCGACCACTTCAAGTCGGTGAACGACTGTTACGGCCACCAGTGCGGCGACCAGGTGCTGCAATCGGTGGCCGGGCTGCTGCACGACAACCTGCGCCATCAGGACACCATCTGCCGCTGGGGCGGCGAAGAGTTCCTGCTGCTGCTGCCGGAAACCGACGAGGCCGGGGCCGCCCGGCTGGCAGAAAAGCTGCGCGGCCATGTGGAAGCCACGGAATACTCGTACCACGGCATCCCCGTCAGCGTTACCCTGTCCTTCGGCGTGCACACCTGCGGCCCGGAAGGCGACATCGACTACCACATCCGCAAGGCCGACCAGAAGCTGTATCTGGCCAAGGAACAGGGCCGTAACCGGGTGTTTTCGGGCGAGGTGCCCGACATCTTCCTGCCCGAGGGGTTGCTGTTGGACGAGGAAGAAGCGTAG